Genomic DNA from Alphaproteobacteria bacterium RIFCSPHIGHO2_01_FULL_41_14:
GGGATAGAAGGCCAACTGGTCTTGATAGGCTTTGACAATGCCTGCACCCAATACAGATAGGGTAGAACTCGAGATAAAAAACTGAATGGGGTCTGAAGTTGTGAGGTAGGGCACCATTTCTTCCCAACAGGTGACAATAACCTTCTTATCCGCAGACATCAATGCCCCAGCATCTTTTCAAGAAGTGCCACATCATCCCGTAAGGTGGGATCATTTTCTTGGAGAGATTTGATGGCCTTCACTGCGTGCATCACGGTGGTATGGTCTCGTCCCCCAAACTTGCGTCCAATCTCGGGTAAAGATCGAGACGTCAATTGTTTTGATAGATACATAGCGACCTGACGAGGACGGGCGACGATCCGGGAGCGCTTGCTAGAATGCATATCGCTGACTCGGATATTATAGTGTTCAGCCACATGACGTTGGATTTCCTCTACCGTCACATATTTTTCATTGGCTCGCAAAAGGTCTTTTAAAAGTTCTTGCGTTTTGTCTAAGGAAATATCGCTGCCTACAAGGGTGGCATGGGCCGTAATGCGATTTAAAGCACCTTCCAGCTCACGGATATTTGAAGTGATTTTATGAGCTAGAAACTCTAAAATTTCTGCGGGCATAGGAAGAGGCAAATTTTCAGCCTTGGATTGAAGGATGCCCAATCGAAGTTCGTAGGTGCTCGGGTGAATGTCTGCTACGAGCCCCCATCCTAACCGAGACCGCATCCGCTCTTCAATCCCCTGCATTTCGGAAGGAGATTTATCAGCAGAGAGGATAATTTGTCGTTTCTGATCCACAAGAGAGTTAAAAGTGTGGAAAAATTCTTCTTGGGTAGAGTCCTTACCGCTAATAAACTGAACGTCATCAATCATTAAAATATCAACAGATCGAAGTTGTTCTCTAAAATTGATCATGGTTTTGTGTCTTAGGGCTCGAATGAACTGGTACATAAACTTTTCAGCCGACATGTAAATGACGCGTCGGTTGGGCTGTGTTTTATGGAGCTTCCAGGCAACGGCATGCATTAAATGGGTTTTTCCAAGTCCGACACCCCCATACAAAAAAAGAGGGTTGAAATAGACTTTGTCTGATTCCGCAACACGCTGAGCGGCGGCGTACGCAAGCTCATTGGGTTTGCCAACGACGAAATTTTCAAATGTAAAGCGGGGGTCCAAGCCAGCGGTTGAGTTCTTTAAGAGATAGTTATCAAGCGCTTCCGGAGCAGATTCTTCTTCAGGGGCGACAAAGGCATTGTTTTTAGGGGTGGATGCAGGCTTCTCTGATTCTTTTGCGATCACCTCGATGGTTTGGATACTGCCATCTTCTTTTTGCCACAGGGCTAAGATTTGATTTAAATAACGGTTCGTAATCCAGTCTCGAATGAAAGGGGAAGGGACAGAAAGCAAGATACGGCTTCCCATATCTTCCTCAAATTCCAGAAACTTAAGCCAGCCTTTGTAAGTGGTCTGCCCAAAGACATCAGGCAACAATGATTGAACCCGATTCCAAATTTGTATTTTTTCAGTCACAAGACTACCCCAGTTTAACTCCTAAAAAACCCTGTTACTTCTTTTGAGGAGGCTAAGAGAATATAAGAATCTATAAAGATTTAATTTTTGTAGATAACCGAGCAATTTTACGAGAGGCTGCATTTGCATGCATAAGCCCTTTTTTTGCTCCTTTTACGAGGAAAGGCTGGGCTGCTTTGAAAGCTGCTTGGGCAACTTCTTTTTGACCAGAGATAATAGCTTGCTCTACTCTTTTCACAGACGTCCGCAATGCGCTCATATGCGATTTGTTTATTTCCGTGCGATTCACTGTCTGCCGAATTCTCTTTTTTGCTGATTTATGATTAGCCATCTTCTTTAAACCTTTTTACTTAAAACTCCACAAAAATCTATACATTGTGGGGCGATATGTCAAGCGCTTTAAGTAAAGAATCTAAGCTTCAAGAATTCATAGAGGGTAAAAAGCCCATACCCTGTAATTAAAGATCCTGAAATATAATTGATGTACCTAAAAAAGCGAGCGCTGGAACGTTTTTTGATAAAACTTACAAAAAAAGCTAACAGAATCCACCAACTCAGAGCTCCAAAAAACACGCCGATCACAAGAGAATATAACCCTACCGGGGGGAGAGGAGTTTCAAAAACATGATAGGCATTAAACATGGCAATAAAAAGCAGTGTGGTCATGGGGCTGGCAAAGGTGAGCAAAAGGGTTCGGTAAAAAGATTTAAATAAATTTCCGGATAATCCCTTGGTAGTGTCTACTTGGGGAGGGGTGCTGCGAAAAATGGTTATCCCTAAAAAGACCAAGAAAGAGCCACCAAAGAAGTAAAACCATAGGGAATAAGTGTCGATTAAATGTTTAATGAGGAGGGTACTATGTGCCGCAAACCAACTGTAAATGGCATCTGCAAGAGAAACGGCAACACCTGCTGTGAGTCCAGAAAGAGTTCCAAAGGCAAGGGTTTGTCGAATGCAAAAAATGGCCACAGGCCCAATAGGGGCGGCCACTGAAAAACCCACCAAAAAACCCGTCACAAAATAGGAGCCCATAAAAAAAGACACCGCTTAGGATTTCCTTTCAAAAACTTCTTAAGTGTATCCAAAAGAAAAAAGATACTCAAGGAGAGAGATTGTTTTAAGATAAGTTGACATTCTAAGGGGTTTCCATAAAATGATCCTATGGAGGGGCCAATTAATAAGAAAAATATTATTTCAACAGCTGTTTTAGCGGCTCTGCTCTCTTGTGATTCTTCCGCTGATGCAGGGGGAGTAACAGACCCGTTTGCTCCCGTTGTGACTTCGCCGGTGCCTGCAACCCCCCCTGTTTTTGCTTTCCCCACTCCTCCTCCAACGCCTCCCCTGACGCCTCCGGAATATGAAAAGTGTTATGGTGTTTCAGGAAAAGACGAAAATGATTGCGGATATGCCTCTTTTGATGGAGAGCCTAATAGCTGTGCTGGGACAGCCAAGGCTTGTGATCCTGGAGCTTGGCGTTGGGTGCCCAAGGGAACCTGCACACGCATTGTGGTGGGAACCAGGGAAGATGGAACCATTTTACAAGGCACCTTACAATCCTCCATGGAACGGGGCGAACCTGTTTTATGTACGCCTTATGATCCAGCCCTCTTAAAATCGAAACCGTACGGTCTTTAGGATGATTAAAGGAGAGATTCCTTGTAAGGCGGGCATAAGCCTAAAAAGTGTACATTATGAAAGAATTCTTCAAGAGAAACCTCCTGTAGCTTGGTTTGAGGTACATCCAGAAAATTTAAAATCAGGGGCCAGTCTATCAATCGTCGATAAGGTTCGCCATGATTATCCCCTGAGTTTACATGGTGTAGGACTGTCTTTGGGGTCAAGGCACTTAAATGACTCTCATTTATCCTTTTTAAAAACGCTATGTGACCGTCTAGAACCAGGGCTGGTCTCCGAACATGTGGCCTGGAATTATGTGGATGGGGTATACATAAATGATTTGTTACCCCTCCCCTATACGGACGAGTCTCTAGATGTTCTTGTTGAAAACATTCAGGACACACAAGATTATTTGAAACGAACAATTTTGATAGAGAATCCCTCAACGTATCTTCAGTTTGCCCACTCTGAATATGTAGAAGAAGAGTTTATAAAAGAAGTGGCACGTCGCAGTGGATGTGGGGTGCTTTTGGATGTCAATAATGTCTACGTGAGTACTTGCAATCAGGGAGGGGATGCCCACTCATACATTCAGACGTTGGCAAAAAGCGGATATGTGAAAGAAATTCATTTAGCGGGTCATAAAAAGATGGTGTTTGAAGGAGAAACTTTCCTTGTGGATCACCATGGGAGTGCAATTTCCCCAGAGGTCTGGGATCTTTATGAACACACCCTTTCTTGTCTGGATCCTGTGCCCACGTTAGTGGAGTGGGATCATCATCTCCCGGCGTTTGACGTCTTGTGGGCAGAGGGGAAAAAAGCGGATTTTTATAGGGAGAAAGCGCGTGCAGCTGCTGAAGTTACAGCAACAATTTAAGGATATTTTATTCCAAAAAGAGGAGGGCCTTTCATTGCCTCTAACGCAGGGGGGGGCGCGGGCAAAAGCTCAAT
This window encodes:
- a CDS encoding 30S ribosomal protein S20 yields the protein MANHKSAKKRIRQTVNRTEINKSHMSALRTSVKRVEQAIISGQKEVAQAAFKAAQPFLVKGAKKGLMHANAASRKIARLSTKIKSL
- a CDS encoding chromosomal replication initiation protein DnaA, whose product is MTEKIQIWNRVQSLLPDVFGQTTYKGWLKFLEFEEDMGSRILLSVPSPFIRDWITNRYLNQILALWQKEDGSIQTIEVIAKESEKPASTPKNNAFVAPEEESAPEALDNYLLKNSTAGLDPRFTFENFVVGKPNELAYAAAQRVAESDKVYFNPLFLYGGVGLGKTHLMHAVAWKLHKTQPNRRVIYMSAEKFMYQFIRALRHKTMINFREQLRSVDILMIDDVQFISGKDSTQEEFFHTFNSLVDQKRQIILSADKSPSEMQGIEERMRSRLGWGLVADIHPSTYELRLGILQSKAENLPLPMPAEILEFLAHKITSNIRELEGALNRITAHATLVGSDISLDKTQELLKDLLRANEKYVTVEEIQRHVAEHYNIRVSDMHSSKRSRIVARPRQVAMYLSKQLTSRSLPEIGRKFGGRDHTTVMHAVKAIKSLQENDPTLRDDVALLEKMLGH